Proteins encoded within one genomic window of Synechococcus sp. PCC 7335:
- a CDS encoding J domain-containing protein, producing MTPPDDYYRRLRISRDANQQEVKTAFRRLARQYHPDLHPNQPGIIAKFHAIREAYEVLRDRVQRQHYDQSQQRPDKREGKTQAYRSGAYSSNAPLGQHSADEFYLRGIRSAIAHRYEDAIADYTQAIELNNQFVEAYLRRAEVRYVLGDDSGVLVDCQRAVSLHGTSHGVDSQIYYYQGMARFRLGYVESAIAAFSEAIKLDGGDARYYYQRGIAYQELHDYTEAQRDIRHSAQLYRKQGDLASYHHLQQVSKEQFPPSSDRAKRSLLAKLIRPVRFLSNSNRQNEHRGRRKTEVRGTKVRRTEVRINRRDLNALGFISILRLISNPAGELVSLYEKLGPRQTSLVGYGLAILANLCFVFGTSERLAVSSWLIASRLWVVGGLTFVTMVLAVSLAKVWLRLRGLWAADIFVLGTAIVPLGLLSVVNAVLPDLAMTMMGDRGPWLAHIGLLAATLWSFSHSVMTIQNGLCQIHPFSTKLAAWLAPVILGLGLATGVATWGFLAH from the coding sequence ATGACTCCTCCTGATGACTATTACCGTCGTCTGCGTATATCAAGAGATGCTAACCAGCAAGAGGTCAAAACAGCTTTCAGGCGTTTAGCACGGCAGTATCACCCCGATCTTCATCCCAATCAGCCGGGAATTATCGCAAAGTTTCATGCTATTCGAGAAGCCTATGAAGTGCTTCGAGACCGTGTTCAAAGGCAGCACTACGATCAGAGTCAGCAGCGACCTGATAAGAGAGAGGGTAAAACCCAAGCCTATAGATCAGGGGCCTATAGCAGCAATGCGCCTTTAGGCCAGCACTCGGCAGACGAGTTTTACCTTAGAGGCATTCGCTCTGCCATCGCTCACCGCTATGAGGATGCGATCGCTGACTATACTCAGGCAATTGAGCTGAACAACCAGTTTGTAGAAGCCTACCTCCGCCGCGCTGAAGTTCGCTACGTACTAGGTGATGATTCTGGTGTGCTAGTTGACTGTCAGCGGGCAGTGTCACTACATGGCACAAGTCATGGGGTAGACAGCCAAATCTACTACTACCAGGGGATGGCCCGCTTTCGTCTAGGGTATGTAGAAAGCGCGATCGCTGCCTTCTCTGAAGCCATTAAGCTAGATGGCGGTGATGCTCGCTATTACTATCAGCGCGGCATTGCCTACCAAGAGCTTCACGACTATACCGAAGCGCAACGAGATATTAGACACTCAGCGCAGCTTTATCGCAAGCAGGGAGACCTTGCGAGCTATCACCATCTACAGCAGGTCTCAAAAGAGCAGTTCCCACCATCGTCTGATCGGGCAAAGCGATCACTTCTCGCTAAATTGATCAGACCAGTTCGTTTTCTGAGTAATTCCAATCGTCAAAACGAACATCGGGGCCGCCGCAAAACAGAAGTCCGTGGAACAAAAGTCCGTAGAACAGAAGTAAGGATTAACCGACGTGATCTCAATGCGTTAGGGTTTATTTCGATTCTTCGGCTGATCAGCAACCCAGCCGGAGAGCTGGTCTCGCTTTATGAGAAGCTCGGTCCGCGCCAAACTAGCTTAGTGGGCTACGGCTTAGCTATTCTCGCTAACCTTTGCTTTGTTTTTGGCACTAGCGAACGGCTTGCCGTCAGTAGCTGGCTGATTGCTTCTCGGCTATGGGTTGTTGGCGGATTAACTTTTGTGACTATGGTGCTAGCTGTTTCACTAGCTAAAGTTTGGCTAAGGTTAAGGGGATTGTGGGCTGCTGATATCTTCGTGCTTGGAACGGCAATAGTTCCTTTGGGACTGCTAAGTGTTGTCAATGCGGTTCTTCCTGATCTAGCAATGACGATGATGGGCGATCGCGGACCTTGGCTAGCGCATATCGGTCTGCTAGCAGCGACGCTTTGGTCTTTCTCCCATTCTGTGATGACGATCCAGAACGGGCTTTGTCAAATCCATCCGTTCTCGACCAAGCTGGCCGCTTGGCTGGCTCCAGTCATTTTAGGGCTAGGGCTAGCTACAGGGGTAGCTACATGGGGATTTCTTGCTCACTAG
- the tmk gene encoding dTMP kinase, with product MRGKLIVFEGGEGCGKTTQLQRLYDWIVQNKSWQLLLSKGHVAGVKMTREPGGTVLGKQLRQLLLNESKLNEPRSANDALTPVTNKAELLLYAADRAQHVEEVLLPWLEAGYWVLCDRYIDSTVAYQGYGRQLDLSLITTLNQIATAGLRGDLTLWLNVPPEVGLDRMRARGQADRIEQASMAFHQRVHDGFAMLAKENATTVSVAGDRTADEVAMSIQQVLQRRLKQWYPEWATSQ from the coding sequence ATGCGTGGAAAACTGATTGTATTCGAAGGAGGAGAAGGGTGTGGCAAAACGACTCAGCTTCAAAGATTATACGATTGGATAGTTCAAAACAAAAGCTGGCAACTTTTGTTGTCAAAAGGCCACGTCGCAGGCGTGAAGATGACCCGAGAGCCAGGAGGCACGGTGCTAGGTAAGCAACTGCGTCAGCTGCTGTTGAATGAATCGAAACTGAATGAACCGAGATCGGCAAACGACGCTTTGACGCCCGTTACCAACAAAGCTGAACTGTTGCTATATGCGGCAGACCGAGCTCAGCACGTGGAGGAAGTTTTATTGCCGTGGTTAGAAGCAGGCTACTGGGTGCTGTGCGATCGCTACATAGATTCGACTGTGGCATATCAGGGCTATGGTCGCCAACTAGATTTATCGCTAATCACGACGCTAAATCAGATCGCGACGGCAGGGCTTAGGGGCGATTTGACTCTGTGGTTGAACGTTCCTCCCGAAGTAGGGCTAGATAGAATGCGGGCGCGGGGCCAAGCAGATCGAATCGAGCAGGCAAGTATGGCCTTTCATCAGCGAGTACATGATGGGTTTGCCATGTTAGCAAAGGAGAATGCTACAACGGTGAGCGTAGCTGGCGATCGCACTGCTGATGAGGTAGCTATGAGCATTCAGCAAGTCTTGCAAAGGCGGTTGAAGCAGTGGTATCCAGAATGGGCAACTTCGCAATAG
- a CDS encoding Na+/H+ antiporter NhaC family protein, translated as MIRSKNLDLAVVLFLSFCLLVGSALAGIFIAYALFTSLLLFIYVLNRRGFAVSILLRMAIGGARQSLPVIQVLLLIGMVTAVWMAAGTVPALVYYGTQLISAQFFILWAFLLTGAVSVLIGTSFGTVGTIGIALMVIARGSSVDVNPVAGAIIAGAFVGDRCSPMSSSAHLVASVTHTDLYRNLRNMIASGMWPLILSIAFYAGLSLLHPVQLVEASITAALPEAFDLSAVALLPAISVLLLAVLRVDVRWAMGVSIGLGCAIAHTIQHYSFLTLIQFLLLGFQLEQDSPLQSILLGGGLLPMAKAMLVVLLSTAFAGIFSGSKVLSFLDRWLNRIRSKQHLGQATVLVSIIANLFGCTQTIAILLTEQIMRPYYQPHFVGKRSSEQLALSLEDTAVVIAPLIPWNIAGLVPATALAVGPGFIPYALYLFLFPLLVISRKPKHQTVEPVCEHLSL; from the coding sequence ATGATTCGGTCTAAAAATCTTGATTTAGCTGTTGTACTCTTTCTTTCTTTCTGTTTGCTAGTCGGTAGCGCTCTAGCTGGCATATTCATTGCTTATGCCCTATTTACTTCGCTATTGCTCTTTATTTACGTATTAAATCGCAGAGGGTTTGCGGTTTCTATTTTATTACGGATGGCCATAGGGGGCGCGCGCCAGTCTCTACCGGTAATTCAGGTGCTGTTGCTAATTGGAATGGTAACAGCAGTGTGGATGGCTGCCGGAACAGTACCAGCACTGGTCTATTACGGCACGCAGCTAATTTCGGCTCAGTTTTTTATCCTATGGGCTTTTCTACTCACAGGAGCAGTGTCTGTTCTAATCGGCACTTCGTTTGGCACAGTCGGCACGATTGGGATTGCGCTGATGGTGATCGCTAGAGGTAGCAGTGTAGATGTCAATCCGGTTGCAGGTGCGATTATCGCTGGTGCATTTGTCGGAGATCGATGTTCACCGATGTCTTCTAGTGCGCATCTAGTAGCCAGTGTGACCCATACAGATCTCTATAGGAACCTGCGGAATATGATAGCGAGCGGTATGTGGCCGCTAATACTGTCGATCGCATTTTATGCAGGACTTTCCTTATTGCATCCTGTGCAGCTTGTCGAAGCTTCGATTACAGCCGCGCTCCCAGAAGCATTTGATCTATCTGCTGTGGCACTGCTACCGGCGATTTCGGTTCTTTTATTAGCAGTGCTAAGAGTAGATGTGCGGTGGGCAATGGGGGTAAGTATTGGATTAGGATGTGCGATCGCTCACACTATTCAACACTATTCCTTCCTAACGCTAATCCAGTTCCTTTTGCTCGGCTTCCAGCTAGAACAAGACTCGCCGCTGCAGTCTATTCTACTAGGTGGCGGGTTGCTACCGATGGCCAAAGCGATGCTGGTTGTGCTACTTTCTACAGCGTTTGCGGGAATCTTTTCAGGCAGCAAAGTTCTCAGCTTTTTAGATCGGTGGCTCAACCGCATCCGCAGCAAACAGCATCTAGGCCAGGCAACTGTTTTAGTCAGCATCATCGCTAATCTGTTTGGCTGTACGCAAACCATTGCAATCTTGCTAACTGAGCAGATTATGCGGCCATACTATCAACCGCACTTCGTCGGAAAACGGAGTTCAGAACAGCTAGCACTATCTTTAGAAGATACAGCAGTCGTCATCGCGCCACTCATTCCTTGGAATATTGCTGGACTCGTTCCAGCGACTGCACTAGCTGTCGGACCAGGCTTTATTCCATACGCTCTGTATCTATTTCTATTTCCGTTACTTGTGATTAGCCGTAAACCCAAGCATCAGACAGTCGAACCTGTCTGTGAGCATCTCTCTCTTTAG
- the pgsA gene encoding CDP-diacylglycerol--glycerol-3-phosphate 3-phosphatidyltransferase, producing MNLPTWITISRLLGVPIVLFALLEPTDFRRWISVVVFVVFAGTDWLDGYLARKLNQVTELGKFLDPLVDKLLVMAPLIALVGLGEIPAWGVFLILARELTISGWRVNPVFQDGKVPGAGIWGKVKTVVQITAIALLLAPLGDLWQNIALLLFWIAVVLTWISGLLYLFPASPKASSKP from the coding sequence ATGAATCTACCTACTTGGATTACTATCTCTAGACTGCTCGGCGTCCCGATTGTCCTGTTTGCACTTTTAGAGCCTACTGACTTCCGCCGTTGGATTAGCGTCGTCGTTTTTGTCGTTTTTGCAGGGACAGATTGGTTAGATGGCTACCTTGCTCGCAAGCTCAACCAAGTCACCGAGTTAGGCAAGTTCCTAGACCCGCTAGTCGACAAGCTACTGGTTATGGCGCCTTTGATCGCCTTAGTTGGCTTGGGAGAGATTCCTGCTTGGGGCGTATTTCTTATCTTGGCTAGAGAGCTGACTATCTCTGGCTGGCGCGTCAACCCAGTCTTTCAAGATGGCAAAGTACCGGGAGCTGGGATATGGGGAAAGGTAAAAACCGTTGTGCAGATTACTGCGATCGCTCTTCTCTTAGCTCCTTTAGGCGATCTCTGGCAGAACATCGCCCTTCTGCTTTTCTGGATAGCCGTTGTCCTTACTTGGATATCAGGACTACTCTACTTATTTCCAGCAAGTCCCAAAGCTAGCTCTAAGCCTTGA
- a CDS encoding cation diffusion facilitator family transporter: protein MDKIDSQPSDRNHRAKNLHDHGPFDSRGHGYGGHDHGARAHKGLYTYRAEVRRVLLLTLGLNVVVVILKAIVAWWTGSLSLMADALHSVTDSANNVLGLVTNQLASAEPDREHPYGHQKFEAVGALGIAAFLGIACYEILEGAISRIFTASDPTVMNAISLWIMILVLGVNIFVAFYERGVGRKLNSNILIADAQHTMSDIWITITVLGGLIGVWLGVQWLDVALAFPVAVLVIRSGWVVLSANLPWLVDEMAIAPEAIHNIVMQVPGVLNCHSIASRGVLGRQIFIDMHLVVEPTDILSAHNITEQIEQLIAEAFGPSRVTIHVEPHSYVEPEISYGTGHRKNKHHKHEPRPKRSKKAE, encoded by the coding sequence GTGGATAAGATTGATTCGCAGCCTTCAGATCGTAACCATCGCGCTAAGAATCTTCACGACCATGGCCCGTTTGATAGCCGTGGTCACGGTTATGGCGGTCACGATCATGGCGCTCGTGCCCACAAAGGCCTCTACACATACCGTGCCGAAGTTAGAAGAGTGTTGCTGCTAACACTCGGCCTCAACGTTGTTGTCGTTATTTTAAAGGCAATTGTAGCCTGGTGGACTGGTTCTCTTAGCCTAATGGCAGATGCACTTCATAGCGTCACCGATAGTGCTAACAACGTCTTAGGGCTCGTCACTAATCAGCTCGCCTCAGCAGAGCCAGATCGTGAGCATCCTTATGGGCACCAAAAATTCGAGGCCGTAGGCGCGCTCGGTATTGCTGCTTTTCTAGGCATCGCCTGCTACGAGATACTAGAAGGAGCTATATCGCGGATTTTCACCGCGAGCGATCCGACCGTTATGAATGCCATATCGCTTTGGATCATGATCTTAGTTTTAGGTGTCAATATCTTCGTTGCCTTCTATGAACGAGGAGTGGGCAGAAAGCTAAACAGCAATATTCTGATTGCTGATGCTCAGCACACCATGAGCGACATTTGGATTACGATTACTGTTCTCGGTGGGCTCATTGGTGTTTGGCTTGGAGTTCAGTGGCTGGATGTCGCATTAGCTTTTCCAGTGGCAGTTTTGGTTATTCGCAGCGGCTGGGTTGTCCTGTCAGCAAACCTACCTTGGCTTGTTGATGAGATGGCGATCGCACCCGAAGCGATCCACAACATCGTGATGCAAGTCCCCGGTGTGCTTAACTGCCATAGCATTGCTTCTAGGGGTGTTTTAGGTCGCCAAATCTTTATCGACATGCACTTAGTTGTCGAGCCTACAGATATCTTGAGCGCTCATAACATCACAGAACAAATCGAGCAGTTGATTGCTGAGGCCTTTGGACCTAGCCGCGTAACTATCCATGTTGAGCCCCATAGCTATGTCGAGCCAGAAATTTCATACGGCACCGGGCATCGCAAAAACAAGCACCACAAACATGAGCCCCGACCGAAACGCTCTAAAAAAGCCGAATGA
- a CDS encoding ABC transporter permease yields MKTKSWWQKLKRNPLARFGAVVLIVFYIAVIFADFVAPYDPLNQQPNGSLLPPTSIYWVNQETNQFIGPHIYPTIQGPIDIDTGLREKEVDFSRPAPLRLFVRGDQYQLFKFTLPLITGFSFEDNITMREVPIFPGISSNLHLFGPVGPATLPFQTAEPIVDPVEPIAQPDSDFLEPIELPPAEVEVSPVATTPAYFNIFGTDRAARDVFSRLVYGGRISLGIGIVGISISFPLGLLVGGISGYFGGIVDSVIMRLVEVIMTIPSIYLLVALGVILPPQLDSAQRFLLIVLIISFIGWAGLARVIRGEVLSLKERTFVQASRSMGGRSLHIITRHILPQTATYVIIAATLSIPSYIVSEAVLSLIGLGITEPDPSWGNMLSAGTDASILVLNPWLVWPPAALIVIVVLCFNLLGDGLRDALDPRSLEER; encoded by the coding sequence ATGAAAACCAAATCCTGGTGGCAGAAACTAAAGCGCAATCCGCTTGCTCGATTTGGTGCGGTTGTCCTAATCGTCTTTTACATCGCAGTCATCTTTGCTGATTTCGTCGCCCCCTACGATCCACTCAATCAGCAGCCCAATGGTTCCTTACTCCCTCCTACAAGCATCTACTGGGTGAACCAGGAAACCAACCAATTTATTGGCCCACACATCTATCCCACCATTCAAGGGCCTATTGATATCGATACCGGACTAAGAGAAAAGGAAGTGGACTTTAGCCGTCCTGCACCGCTGCGCTTGTTTGTGCGGGGCGATCAGTATCAACTTTTTAAGTTCACGTTGCCACTGATTACGGGCTTCTCGTTCGAAGACAACATTACGATGAGAGAAGTTCCTATCTTTCCAGGCATCTCTAGCAATCTGCATCTATTCGGTCCAGTCGGACCCGCTACGTTACCATTTCAAACAGCCGAGCCCATAGTAGACCCAGTAGAACCGATAGCACAGCCGGATAGTGACTTCTTAGAACCTATAGAGCTACCCCCAGCAGAGGTAGAGGTTAGTCCGGTGGCCACTACCCCTGCCTATTTCAACATTTTTGGTACGGACAGAGCGGCAAGGGATGTGTTTAGCCGCTTGGTCTACGGAGGGCGCATTAGTCTCGGTATTGGCATTGTCGGTATCTCAATTTCTTTTCCGCTGGGCTTACTGGTAGGCGGAATCTCTGGCTACTTCGGAGGTATTGTCGATTCTGTGATCATGCGTTTGGTCGAGGTAATCATGACGATTCCCTCTATCTATCTGCTGGTTGCGTTAGGTGTGATTCTGCCACCTCAGCTCGATAGCGCTCAGCGGTTTCTGCTGATCGTGCTAATTATCTCGTTTATCGGCTGGGCAGGGTTAGCTAGGGTAATTCGAGGTGAAGTGCTCTCGCTCAAAGAAAGAACGTTCGTACAGGCATCACGCTCGATGGGCGGACGCAGCCTACATATTATTACCCGCCACATCTTGCCGCAAACCGCCACCTACGTAATTATTGCGGCCACACTGTCTATTCCTAGCTACATCGTCTCTGAAGCTGTCTTAAGCCTAATTGGGCTCGGTATCACCGAGCCCGATCCGTCCTGGGGCAATATGCTTTCTGCTGGCACCGACGCTTCGATCTTGGTGCTCAATCCCTGGTTGGTTTGGCCTCCGGCCGCATTGATTGTGATTGTTGTTCTTTGCTTCAATCTGCTCGGTGATGGCCTCAGAGATGCTCTCGACCCTCGCAGTTTGGAAGAACGTTGA
- a CDS encoding (Fe-S)-binding protein, whose amino-acid sequence MQTTDSPLKLDTSLSTNKAIPDESPIDLPSFDNSAPPEQSLIDACVHCGFCLPTCPSYRVIGKENDSPRGRIYLMDAINKGEAPLSPASVQHFDTCLGCLACTTACPSGVQYDKLISSVRPQIQRNHPRSIKQKAVRQLIFSLFPYPDRIRLLLTPLILYQKLGISKLLQKTGLLKQLSPNLAAMESLLPPVTASCFSDNLPEEIPATTDKRYRVGMILGCVQRVFFSGVNQATARVLSANGCEIVVPRSQGCCSALPEHQGETAQAQALARQMIDSFEGTGVEYIIINAAGCGHTLKEYGHILADDPAYADRAKAFSAKVRDVQEFLAEVGLNAELHPLQKDPLVTVYQDACHLLHGQKISRQPRTLLQQIPGLVLKEPLDAALCCGSAGVYNMLQPEIAEELGQMKATNLVKTGATLIASSNPGCSLQIKQALEKQGQKVMLKHPMELLDLSIQGQKLS is encoded by the coding sequence ATGCAAACTACAGACAGTCCGCTAAAGCTAGACACCAGCCTCTCTACAAACAAAGCAATCCCCGATGAATCACCCATTGATTTACCTAGCTTCGACAATAGCGCTCCTCCAGAGCAGAGTCTGATCGACGCTTGTGTCCACTGTGGATTTTGTCTACCCACTTGCCCGAGCTACCGCGTCATTGGCAAAGAAAACGACTCTCCCCGGGGCCGCATCTATCTAATGGACGCTATCAACAAAGGAGAAGCCCCCCTTTCCCCTGCTTCTGTTCAGCACTTTGATACCTGTTTGGGCTGTCTTGCCTGCACTACTGCTTGCCCTTCGGGCGTACAGTACGACAAGCTCATCTCCAGCGTTCGTCCTCAAATCCAACGTAATCATCCTCGTTCAATTAAACAAAAGGCTGTCCGTCAGCTAATTTTCTCTCTTTTTCCCTATCCAGATCGCATTCGCCTACTACTAACGCCCCTGATTCTCTATCAGAAGCTAGGCATCTCCAAACTGCTACAAAAAACTGGGCTATTAAAGCAGCTTTCTCCCAACCTAGCGGCTATGGAGAGCCTGCTACCGCCCGTCACTGCTAGCTGCTTTTCAGACAATCTCCCAGAAGAGATTCCAGCGACTACCGACAAACGATATCGAGTGGGTATGATCCTTGGCTGTGTTCAAAGAGTCTTCTTTTCTGGTGTCAATCAAGCGACTGCTAGAGTGTTGAGTGCTAACGGCTGCGAAATTGTCGTCCCTAGAAGTCAAGGTTGCTGCTCGGCGCTACCTGAGCATCAAGGTGAGACAGCCCAGGCACAAGCGCTAGCTCGTCAAATGATTGATAGCTTCGAAGGAACAGGTGTTGAATACATCATTATCAATGCTGCTGGATGTGGTCATACCCTTAAAGAATACGGACATATTCTGGCAGACGATCCGGCCTACGCAGATCGAGCCAAAGCCTTCAGCGCTAAAGTCCGCGATGTTCAAGAGTTTTTAGCAGAGGTTGGATTAAACGCAGAGCTACACCCCTTACAAAAAGATCCGCTGGTCACGGTCTACCAAGACGCTTGCCACCTACTACACGGTCAGAAGATTAGCCGCCAGCCTAGAACGCTATTACAACAGATTCCTGGGCTCGTCTTGAAAGAACCCTTAGATGCAGCGCTTTGCTGCGGCAGCGCGGGCGTTTATAACATGCTACAGCCAGAAATTGCTGAAGAGTTAGGGCAGATGAAAGCAACAAACCTAGTTAAAACAGGTGCGACGCTGATTGCATCCTCCAATCCTGGTTGTTCTCTGCAGATCAAACAAGCCTTAGAAAAACAAGGACAAAAAGTAATGCTAAAGCATCCAATGGAGCTGCTGGATCTTTCTATTCAGGGCCAGAAACTAAGTTAG
- a CDS encoding DNA polymerase III subunit delta', with product MGNFAIDMIVDKSVDPFASLIGQEQAITLLRRVVQLQRVAPGYLFVGPTGTGKSLAATGFAQLLLSSRLGQSASATAILARRIRDRNHPDLLWIEPTYLHQGKLLTAAEAAEAGLKRKSPPRIRLPQIRRIARFLSRPPLESDRAVVIIEQAEKMAEGAANALLKTLEEPGQATLVLLAPDQQALLSTLVSRCQSIPFRRLNNEQMVQVLTQTGSEEIVQSMEIMAIAQGSPGQAIDSWQQMQALPSELLASLEKPPVRIQTALEIAKEINQTLDTEAQLWLLDYLQHRYWQQGQSEIEELEALEKAREYLLAYVQPRLVWEVTLSTLTKNRMFSL from the coding sequence ATGGGCAACTTCGCAATAGATATGATTGTAGATAAGAGTGTCGATCCTTTTGCGAGCCTAATCGGTCAAGAACAAGCAATAACGTTGCTGCGCCGAGTAGTGCAATTACAGCGGGTAGCCCCAGGCTATCTATTTGTTGGTCCAACGGGAACTGGGAAGTCCTTGGCGGCAACAGGATTTGCCCAACTATTGTTGTCTTCTAGGCTAGGTCAGAGTGCATCAGCTACAGCGATTTTAGCCAGAAGAATTCGTGATCGTAATCACCCGGATTTGCTGTGGATTGAGCCGACCTATCTACATCAGGGCAAGCTCTTAACGGCGGCTGAGGCGGCTGAGGCTGGGCTAAAGCGCAAAAGTCCACCGCGCATTCGCCTTCCTCAGATTAGAAGAATCGCTCGTTTTTTGAGTCGGCCACCCTTGGAATCAGATCGAGCTGTGGTCATAATTGAGCAAGCAGAGAAAATGGCTGAAGGGGCAGCTAATGCCCTTTTGAAAACGCTGGAAGAGCCTGGTCAAGCCACCTTAGTCTTACTCGCACCGGATCAGCAGGCTCTGCTATCGACACTTGTTTCTCGCTGTCAGTCAATTCCTTTTCGCCGGTTGAACAACGAGCAGATGGTGCAGGTACTGACCCAAACAGGGTCTGAAGAAATTGTGCAGTCAATGGAGATAATGGCGATCGCCCAGGGCTCTCCAGGACAGGCGATCGATAGTTGGCAGCAGATGCAAGCTTTACCCTCTGAACTTTTGGCAAGCTTAGAGAAGCCCCCTGTTCGTATACAAACTGCATTAGAGATTGCTAAAGAGATTAATCAAACCCTAGATACAGAAGCTCAGCTATGGCTATTGGACTATCTACAGCACCGCTATTGGCAGCAAGGGCAAAGCGAAATAGAAGAGCTTGAAGCGTTAGAAAAGGCAAGAGAGTATCTGCTGGCGTATGTGCAGCCAAGGCTGGTATGGGAAGTAACGCTCTCGACGCTAACAAAAAATAGGATGTTCAGTCTGTAA
- a CDS encoding LysR family transcriptional regulator yields the protein MANPGQLKISQLAALVAVADHGSFSTAALHLNLAQSTISHAIATLETELGIVLLIRGRNGAVLTPLGLQICQQARAVLTQLDSIRHTAQQAKGLQTGRVRVAAFRTVATHILPDVISRFRRSHPALTVEIDEYDRYAEVEQALREGRADIGFVLLPTATDFQYWEILRDDFVALLPPTQNATAKADASLTWEELVSYPRAANKRSTQNNRLVEEHLAQFGYRLPIDYAVREDSTLMSLVTKGLGAAVLARLEAEPIPPGVRVKSLPEPLERVIGVAILENAVLPRAVFVFLDVLLAAPIQTAGKPTSS from the coding sequence ATGGCGAACCCAGGGCAACTCAAGATCTCACAGCTTGCAGCGCTGGTTGCCGTTGCAGACCACGGTAGCTTTAGCACAGCAGCACTGCATTTGAACCTAGCGCAGTCTACGATTAGCCATGCGATCGCCACGCTAGAAACAGAGTTGGGCATTGTCCTTTTGATTCGGGGTCGCAATGGCGCGGTGTTGACGCCACTAGGCCTACAGATTTGCCAGCAGGCCAGAGCTGTCTTAACTCAACTAGACAGCATTCGCCACACGGCGCAGCAGGCTAAAGGTTTGCAGACAGGGCGAGTGAGAGTAGCGGCTTTTCGGACGGTGGCCACCCACATTTTGCCGGATGTGATTTCTCGCTTTCGGCGATCGCATCCCGCCCTTACCGTTGAGATTGATGAATATGATCGATACGCAGAAGTTGAGCAAGCGCTCAGAGAAGGTAGGGCTGATATAGGTTTTGTTCTGCTGCCTACCGCTACAGACTTTCAGTACTGGGAGATCCTGCGTGACGACTTTGTTGCCCTGCTCCCCCCAACTCAAAACGCAACGGCTAAAGCTGACGCCTCCTTGACTTGGGAAGAGCTTGTGAGCTATCCACGCGCTGCGAATAAACGCTCTACACAGAACAATAGGCTGGTCGAAGAACACCTAGCCCAGTTCGGCTATCGTCTGCCGATTGATTATGCTGTCCGCGAAGACTCCACGCTCATGAGCTTAGTGACTAAAGGGTTAGGCGCAGCTGTCCTCGCTCGGCTAGAAGCAGAACCGATTCCACCCGGCGTGCGAGTCAAATCTTTGCCAGAGCCGTTAGAAAGAGTTATCGGTGTCGCTATTCTAGAAAACGCCGTGCTGCCTCGGGCTGTCTTCGTCTTTTTAGATGTCCTCCTAGCAGCACCTATTCAGACAGCAGGAAAACCAACTTCCTCATAA
- a CDS encoding FHA domain-containing protein, giving the protein MSSSSPLTSILIIEDSQGRREICLDSSVYSIGRDPKCDIRLASQFVSRHHATLVQLPKDEKKTLYRIVDGNLKGKPSANGMLINGRKVQSHDLVNEDEIVFGPQARAIFYQLARDTFSGVAPDEFDITLISPNMVDEEEG; this is encoded by the coding sequence ATGTCTTCAAGTTCTCCGCTCACTAGCATCCTAATCATAGAAGATAGCCAAGGAAGGCGAGAGATCTGTTTAGACAGCTCAGTGTACTCGATTGGACGAGATCCTAAGTGCGATATTCGACTGGCTTCCCAGTTCGTGTCGCGACACCATGCCACACTAGTGCAGCTGCCTAAGGATGAGAAAAAGACGCTCTATCGAATCGTGGACGGCAACCTCAAAGGTAAGCCAAGTGCGAATGGCATGTTGATCAACGGCCGGAAAGTACAGTCTCATGACTTAGTTAATGAAGATGAAATTGTATTTGGTCCACAAGCTAGGGCAATCTTCTATCAGCTAGCCAGAGATACTTTTTCAGGAGTCGCACCGGATGAGTTTGATATCACCTTGATCAGCCCTAACATGGTGGACGAAGAAGAGGGATAG